GTTTCGGCTTCCTGGCCATTGGCCTGGCGAAGGACTGGAGTTTGATCGTGGTGGGTGAGGTCCTGGTGGGCTTTGGGATGGGCGTGATCCCATCAAACCTGACCACCTGGTTGGCGCACGAAGTCCAGCCAATGGTGCGGGGTCGGGCAAATGGTTTGTTTGTTACGATGATGTTCCTTGGTAATTTTTTAACATCGATTCTCTTGACACCAATCATTCAGGCCACCAGCATTAAATCAGCTTATTACATCAGTGCTTTGGTGGTCGCGATGGCTAGTGTGGCAGGTGTGATCGTGCATAAGCGAATGGCTAGAACTTCACTGGTACAAAACGGTGTTGATTAAGCAGGGACGCCCCAGAAAGGAGAAGGCAGGATGCGGAAAATGATTCTTGGCGGCTTGGCTGGGGGATTGGTTATTCTGGTTTTTGCTCTGTCAATTATCTTTTTGATGAACTCGCTGTCCCCTGGTTTTACAGCGGGTGAGGTCGGATTGATCGGTTTGGCACCAGCCCTTCTGGCACCCATGGCGGGTGGTTTTCTGGCGGGGCTGTTAGCGAAAGAAAAAGCCCACCAAGCCGGCTGGATCGCTGGCGGCCTGGCTGGCCTGGTGATCCTGGTAGTCTGGGTTGTGCTGATGGGATTCAGCATACAGGCCATTCTGCGCGGGATGGTGCTCTGCCTGGTGATCGCGATGGTGGCAAGGGCCTTTGCCGGTTTTGCTAAACCGAAATAAGCGATTTCTTCAATGATACTTCTGTTGACGAATTATTGACGGATTTCTGACAAATTTCCAATAGTTGGGGAATAGAATAACAGCATGAGATGAGAGATGGAACCTCATCTTCTTCTCCTTTTCTATTGAAACAAATCCACCCGGTAGATTGCCGGGTGGATTTGTTTAAGGCGAAGAAAGGTTTTCTGCCTTAGCCCCGGTAGGCCGGGACAGGGATGATCAGGACCTGGCAGAGCCGACTGTCCTGCAGGCGGCTGTTCAAGCGGGGATCCAATTCTTCAGATTTGCTGGATGTCGTGATGACAGTCGGCAATTCTGCATTATAGCGATAATTAAAGAGTTGGTAGAGCTTTTCCCTGGCCCAGGGCGTGGCGGATTGCGTCCCGAGGTCATCCAGGATGAGCAAGGGGGACTTGCGAACCTCTTCAAAGCGCCGGTCGAGTGACACGGTGCTGTTCGGGCTGAAAGTTGCCCGGAGGTGATCCAGCAGGTCCGGCACACTGACCATCAGCGGCGGATAGCCCGTCGCTGCCTGATAGTTGCCAATCGAGGCAGCCAGGTGGGTCTTGCCACAGCCAAAAGGTCCGGTGAGGAGCAACCAACCGCGGGGGTGTTCAGCAAAGTCACGGGCGGCTTCAAAGGCGTTCTTTAAATCCTTGAGATTCTCAGTGGCTATCTTCTCGTTTCGTCGCAGACTGAAATTGCCAAAGGTCTGGCGGCTATGGAGGGCCAATGAGGACAGTTCCGGGTGACCGGTGTCGTCGGTGGGATTGCGATAGTCAGGTGCGAGGATCTTAACCACTGTGACGAGGTTGGGGTCCTGCACCCGTGAACGGATTCGGCCTTCAAAATCATCAATCATGATATTGCTGGTGATCACGGTTGGCAGTTGGTTCACGTAGCGGTGGTTGATGATCTGGAATATCTTCTCCTGAGCCCAGGCTGTGGCGTTTTGGGTGCCAAAGTCATCGAGGATCAACAGAGGGATCTCACGAATCTCCTCAAAGCGATCTTCAAAGCTCATCTCGGAGCCGCCATAAGCAAACCGCAACCAATCCAGCAGATCCGGCACGGTGAGGAACAGGGTGGGAACACTGGCTTCAATCGCGGCATTGGCAATGGCGGCTGCCAGGTGGGTCTTCCCGCAGCCAAAGCGTCCCATGAGCAATAACCAGCCTTCACGATTTTCGGCGAAAGTCTTCGACTGATTGAAGGCATTTTCGAGGGAGTCTGCTTGAAGCATACCCAGGCCAACCCGACCGCGTTTCTCAAAATTCTCAAAACGCAGGTCTTTGAGCGCATCCAGGCTGCTCATCCGGTAGAGCCGGGAGCGAGCGGACTGGGTGACTTCTTCCGCCCGGCAACTGCAGGGGACGATCTTACCAAAATCCGGATGGTCAATGGGCAGGTCGCGTCGCAGCCAGCCGATACCTTGACAAATGGGGCAATTAGGATCGCCGGGCATTTGCACCTGGCGGATCGGACCATCCTGTCCATTCTCAGTCATGTCCGAGCCAGCTTTCCCGGTAGTCTTCCGGATTCTGTGAACGGTCTCGTCGATTTTGCTCATTGCCACGTCCTTTATTTTGCCAGTTCTTCAAAATGGTCTGGACATACTTCCAGTTGCGAATATTCCTTGAGACGGCCTCGCGGACGGCTTCTTCAATCCATTCAGGCGGATATTCTTCTTCATCCGTCTTGAGAATTTCCGCCACCATGGGAGTCAGTGGGCCGATGTTGCTTTCGTATAGTTTATATATATTCGGTTTCTCAGGCGCCATTTGGACGGCCTGACGGGGTTGACCGGTCTCCTGCCAGGTGCCGGCTTCGATTGCCTGAACGGCAGCCTGTCCCTGGGGAGCGTTGATGAAATAATAAGTCTCATTCATCCAGGGCAGCTCTGCCTGCAAAACAGCACCCAAAGCGACCAATTCATGAATTGCCTTGCCGATCTGTGCTTCACCCCCGAGCATAGTGACAAGGGTGGGGTCCCCGGTCAGGTCCATCATCCGCACGTAGTGGACCCGGGTGGGGTCCTGTTCCAGATGCCAGAACAGATAGAGCATCAACTGGATTTGAGCGGGATCCGATAACAGGGGGAGCAGGGTGGTAAAAAAAGCTTCCGGCAGTCGGACGGCCGGGGATTCGCTGGCTTGAAATCCGGGAAAGGGTGGGGTGGTTTCAGGGGACACGCAGCGCCTCTTTCTTACCGATCCATCTGACTGCTGCGGGCGGCATTTTCAAACTTTGCCAATTCATTGATGAAGACCATACCGATTCCGGGGTGGGTGGGGCCGTTCCTGTGCTTGGCGACCACCATTTCAGCCTTGTTACGTTCTTCCTGGTTCTCGCTGAGCGGGTCACGATGGATGAACATCACGATATCTGCGTCCTGCTCCAGAGAACCCGATTCACGCAGGTCGGAGAGCTGGGGCCGTTTACCCTCGCGGTGTTCGACTGCACGGGAAAGCTGCGCCGCAGCCAGAACAGGCACGTTCAATTCACGGGCGAGGACTTTCAGGTTACGGGAGATGTTGGAGACTTCCTGCACCCGGTTGTCCGTATGGCTGTCGCCGGTCATCAACTGGAGGTAATCCACGATGACCAGATCGAGGCCGTACTCGAGATGCAGCCTGCGGCACTTGGTCCGCAAAGCCAGCGGGGTAATGGCTGGCGTGTCATCGAGGAAGATCATCGCATGGTCGTAGGCTTCCAGCGCCTGGAAAAAGACATCCCATTCGTTGGGGTTTAGCTTGCCGGAGCGCAGTCGCTGGGTATCAATCTTGGTATCCATCGCGATCATACGCTGGAGGAGCTGCTCGTTGGACATCTCCATTGAGAACATCGCGACGTGTTTTTTGTGCACCAGGGCAGCGTTCCGCATAGTGCCAAGCATGAAACCGGTCTTACCCATACCAGGGCGGCCAGCGATGATCAACAGGTCGGATTTTTGCAGACCGCCTAAAAGGTTGTCGAGATCGATCAGGCCGGTTGGGACGCCATAGATGTCATCGGGACGCCGGGAAAGCTCGTCAATCCGCTCGTAATAATCCCGAACGACTTCTTTGATCGGGACCAAGTCCCGCTTGATGCGTCTCTCGCTGACATTGAAAAGGGATTTTTCCGCCTCATCCACGACGGTGTCGATGGATTGATCCTGGCGGTAGGCTAATTGCGCAATTTCATTGGCGGCTTCCAGCATCCGGCGGCGGATGGCGTTCTGCTCAATGATCCGCCCATAGGATTCAGCGTGGAACGCGTTGGGCGCCCGGTTGATCAGAGAGATCAGATAGACCTGACCGCCGATCTCGTCAAGCTGGCCCCGGTTGGAGAGCGTCTCCGTGAGGGTTACGAGGTCAATTGGCTGACGGGTTTCACTGAGGTGGTGGAAGCAATCCCAGACCCACTGGTTGCGGACGATGAAGAAATCATCCACGCTCAGGAATTGGGCGACATCCAGATAGACTTCCGGATTGATCAGAACGGCGCCGATCAGGGCTTCTTCCGCCTCGCGGTTGCTGGGCAGGGTCAGGGCTTCTGAAAGGGTTTCGTCATTAAGTTTGAAGTCATCACTCATGCTGGACTCGTTATCTGGGTTTGGAAATTTTGATAGGTTAATCCCTATTGTATAAAAAACCGGGATCAGGTTTCAACTGAAACCTCCCGGTTAATTATAACGCGTTCAGGGTCTGAAAAGTCAGTCTTCGTCCCCCGTTTGGGGAAAATTGTCTTCTTCGTCCTGGTCGTTTTCGTTTAGGTCCATGCTTTGCAGGAAGTCCTCAAATATATCCAAATCTTCATCATTTGAACTGAAGTAAAGCGGGCCTTTTTGATCTTCATCTTCCATGTCGACGATATCCTCTTCGGGCATGATTCCGGCTTGTTCCATTACGGATTCTGAGATGTAGATCGGCACTTTTGTGCGTGCGGCCAGTGCCAGGGCATCTGAGGGCCGGCAATCAACCTGGCTTCGGACGCCTTCGTTCTCGAAAATGAGATTGCCATAGAAAACATCATCGGAAAGAGATGTGATTTCAACCTGAATCAGCTTGGCATTCAGAGTCTGGATCAGGGTTTTAAGCAGGTCATGGGTTTGGGGCCGGGCAACCTGGATATTCTGCAAGGCAATTGTGATCGCTTCGGCCTCATATAGACCAATCCAAATTGGCAGGTAGCGTTCTACCTCTTTTTCTTTTAGAATAACAATCCGCTGTTGATTGGTCAGGCTGACGCGGACGCTGTCGATTTCGACCTCGATCATCCGGGGCATATTGTTCTCCTGGTGTTGATGGGCTTTTTTGATTCTAACACGCCGGGTAGGTTGGTGCAACTTATTAAGATAAAAAATTCCATCTGAGTCTTTAAGGTTTTTCGTGTATAATCGGAGTCATTGAGGTTGATGCTCTAGACAAAAACCTGGTCTAATCCTCCGATGCATTATCATTATAAGAGCAGCCTTTATAAAAGAAATTGGGAAAAGCCACTTTTTCTAAAGGTTGTTGCCCATTAATTTGTACTGGGTTACCCTTCAGTAATATGATATTTTCTTAGGCCAGAAACTTAATTGTCTTTTTTTAGTTAATCTCAATGATAGACCAGTACATAAGGAATTCATTTTGAAGCAATCAAAAAAACTAGCCATACTACTCATCGAAGGCACAAGAGGAGATCATTCCTGTTTCTCAAAAGAACTTAAGGAAAAGGGATATGATGTCAACTTTGCTCGTAGTGGCAGCGCTGGTCTGAAAATTCTTGAAAACCTTACCCCCCATGTTTTAGTTATTGATGCCGCCTCCCTCAGGACGAGTGGGGTGAGGATCTGCCAATCCTTTCGCAAAGCCGATAGTGAAATACCGATCGTTTTGGTCGTTGAAGAAAATGTGGAAGTGCCAGAGGATGTGGATGCGAATTTG
This Chloroflexota bacterium DNA region includes the following protein-coding sequences:
- a CDS encoding bifunctional nuclease family protein codes for the protein MIEVEIDSVRVSLTNQQRIVILKEKEVERYLPIWIGLYEAEAITIALQNIQVARPQTHDLLKTLIQTLNAKLIQVEITSLSDDVFYGNLIFENEGVRSQVDCRPSDALALAARTKVPIYISESVMEQAGIMPEEDIVDMEDEDQKGPLYFSSNDEDLDIFEDFLQSMDLNENDQDEEDNFPQTGDED
- a CDS encoding DnaD domain protein; this translates as MSPETTPPFPGFQASESPAVRLPEAFFTTLLPLLSDPAQIQLMLYLFWHLEQDPTRVHYVRMMDLTGDPTLVTMLGGEAQIGKAIHELVALGAVLQAELPWMNETYYFINAPQGQAAVQAIEAGTWQETGQPRQAVQMAPEKPNIYKLYESNIGPLTPMVAEILKTDEEEYPPEWIEEAVREAVSRNIRNWKYVQTILKNWQNKGRGNEQNRRDRSQNPEDYRESWLGHD
- the dnaB gene encoding replicative DNA helicase, with the translated sequence MSDDFKLNDETLSEALTLPSNREAEEALIGAVLINPEVYLDVAQFLSVDDFFIVRNQWVWDCFHHLSETRQPIDLVTLTETLSNRGQLDEIGGQVYLISLINRAPNAFHAESYGRIIEQNAIRRRMLEAANEIAQLAYRQDQSIDTVVDEAEKSLFNVSERRIKRDLVPIKEVVRDYYERIDELSRRPDDIYGVPTGLIDLDNLLGGLQKSDLLIIAGRPGMGKTGFMLGTMRNAALVHKKHVAMFSMEMSNEQLLQRMIAMDTKIDTQRLRSGKLNPNEWDVFFQALEAYDHAMIFLDDTPAITPLALRTKCRRLHLEYGLDLVIVDYLQLMTGDSHTDNRVQEVSNISRNLKVLARELNVPVLAAAQLSRAVEHREGKRPQLSDLRESGSLEQDADIVMFIHRDPLSENQEERNKAEMVVAKHRNGPTHPGIGMVFINELAKFENAARSSQMDR
- a CDS encoding ATP-binding protein, with amino-acid sequence MSKIDETVHRIRKTTGKAGSDMTENGQDGPIRQVQMPGDPNCPICQGIGWLRRDLPIDHPDFGKIVPCSCRAEEVTQSARSRLYRMSSLDALKDLRFENFEKRGRVGLGMLQADSLENAFNQSKTFAENREGWLLLMGRFGCGKTHLAAAIANAAIEASVPTLFLTVPDLLDWLRFAYGGSEMSFEDRFEEIREIPLLILDDFGTQNATAWAQEKIFQIINHRYVNQLPTVITSNIMIDDFEGRIRSRVQDPNLVTVVKILAPDYRNPTDDTGHPELSSLALHSRQTFGNFSLRRNEKIATENLKDLKNAFEAARDFAEHPRGWLLLTGPFGCGKTHLAASIGNYQAATGYPPLMVSVPDLLDHLRATFSPNSTVSLDRRFEEVRKSPLLILDDLGTQSATPWAREKLYQLFNYRYNAELPTVITTSSKSEELDPRLNSRLQDSRLCQVLIIPVPAYRG